In Pseudobacter ginsenosidimutans, the following are encoded in one genomic region:
- a CDS encoding nuclear transport factor 2 family protein, with amino-acid sequence MSESALRETVIRWDQAIVSNDVNQISPFMTDDWVIVGADGITTKADFLVPIASGKLTHNRMDSDEMHITIKGNTAVVISKGTSAGTWMGEDFSLYEWSTSTFIWIDGKWLCMVTMLTMVK; translated from the coding sequence ATGAGCGAGTCAGCTTTACGGGAAACGGTAATCCGTTGGGATCAGGCCATCGTCAGCAATGATGTGAACCAAATCTCACCATTCATGACCGATGATTGGGTGATCGTTGGTGCAGATGGTATTACCACTAAAGCTGATTTTCTTGTTCCGATAGCATCCGGTAAACTCACGCATAACCGGATGGATTCAGATGAAATGCATATCACAATTAAAGGCAATACTGCCGTAGTGATCAGTAAGGGCACCAGCGCAGGAACCTGGATGGGAGAGGATTTCAGCCTTTATGAATGGTCAACCAGTACTTTTATTTGGATCGATGGGAAATGGTTATGTATGGTTACGATGTTAACGATGGTTAAGTAG
- a CDS encoding ABC transporter permease subunit gives MKIILKIARAELRTLFFSPIAWVVIVVFFVISGMQFVTPLMDGARIQEIEKTNSPGWNGFTGPLTINMFLGTLGQCLKYLYLFIPLITMGIINREETSGTMKLLSSSPVRIREIVLGKYLGLQGFNLALMSAVGLLLFTGYLTIQNAEPLWLLSIMLGLFLVSSTYMAIGLFISCLTNYQIVAGIITFLAFFVLEIAGGFFQHYDFIRDLTWFLQISGRTETMIAGLITTKDLFYFLLIIALFLGLAMIKLKSKHESKKWTVAAGRNMTLITLVLLLGYASSRPGYIGYLDVTRNKLNTIDPATQAVLKELDGSPVTVTLYTNLLGANLPFGVPNARNAYIQNFWSKYIRFYPNIKLKYEYYYDIPKGDSMLYKAFKNKSIHHIAKQFARMSKNDLDLFQKPGEINKQVDLSREPMRLVMELKYKEKKTLLRTFDFIIWPPEPVVSASVMKLTRNLQPEVKFTAGHYERSPWRNGEREFGSHTNNTLMAPAMINNGMMADTVSFLHGSLVDKPKLLVVADPKSALEKTEQDSILRFIEEGGNAMFYAEPGKQQMLNPVLNKIGVNLEDGKLLYNKHNTGNADHIRGAMTRAGAYLAKESAMHLYQLDPKYGISSFFPGAAVINYVDTNGFVIEPIFTLAGNKNAWIEKGYVQEDSAASVFEPEKGDIQRDEYVIGIKMTRQVNNREQRIIVMGDADFMTSGYSSGGAIGLGLYSWLTNNEYPVYTRIIEHKDVFLTIGRNTGKVLWYVFVYAIPGLLLIAGTILLIRRKRK, from the coding sequence ATGAAAATAATTCTCAAAATAGCAAGGGCTGAGCTCAGAACATTGTTCTTTTCTCCCATTGCCTGGGTGGTGATAGTAGTATTCTTTGTGATCAGCGGTATGCAGTTTGTGACGCCATTGATGGACGGAGCAAGGATCCAGGAAATAGAAAAGACCAATAGCCCCGGTTGGAACGGTTTTACCGGACCGCTGACCATTAATATGTTTCTCGGCACACTGGGGCAATGCCTTAAATATCTCTATCTTTTTATTCCGCTCATCACCATGGGAATCATCAACAGGGAGGAGACCTCCGGCACCATGAAATTACTGAGCTCATCACCCGTAAGGATCCGCGAAATCGTTTTGGGGAAATACCTGGGCCTGCAAGGTTTTAATCTCGCACTCATGAGTGCTGTGGGTCTGCTGCTGTTCACCGGCTATCTCACCATTCAGAACGCAGAGCCGCTTTGGCTTTTGAGTATCATGCTCGGTCTGTTTCTCGTGAGCAGTACCTATATGGCCATCGGACTTTTTATTTCCTGTTTGACCAATTATCAGATAGTTGCCGGTATTATTACATTCCTTGCATTCTTTGTGCTGGAAATAGCGGGCGGTTTTTTTCAGCACTATGATTTCATTCGTGACCTTACCTGGTTCCTTCAGATCTCCGGCAGAACGGAAACCATGATTGCCGGGCTGATCACAACAAAAGACCTGTTCTATTTTCTGTTGATTATTGCACTTTTCCTTGGCCTGGCGATGATCAAATTGAAAAGTAAACATGAATCGAAAAAATGGACGGTTGCCGCCGGTCGCAACATGACGCTGATTACCCTGGTGCTGTTGCTTGGCTATGCCAGTTCCCGTCCGGGTTATATCGGCTACCTGGATGTAACGCGTAATAAGCTCAATACCATCGATCCCGCCACGCAGGCCGTACTGAAAGAGCTTGATGGTTCGCCCGTAACAGTAACCCTGTATACCAACCTCCTTGGTGCTAATTTACCTTTCGGAGTACCCAATGCAAGAAATGCCTATATCCAGAATTTCTGGAGCAAATACATTCGTTTCTATCCCAATATCAAACTGAAATATGAATACTATTATGATATTCCGAAAGGAGACAGTATGCTGTACAAGGCATTCAAGAATAAGAGTATTCATCATATTGCCAAACAGTTTGCGCGAATGAGTAAAAATGACCTGGACCTTTTTCAGAAACCCGGCGAGATCAATAAGCAGGTAGACCTTTCGCGCGAGCCAATGCGACTGGTGATGGAGCTGAAGTATAAGGAAAAGAAAACGTTGCTCCGCACGTTTGATTTCATAATCTGGCCTCCGGAACCTGTGGTGTCTGCATCAGTGATGAAGCTTACCAGGAACCTTCAACCTGAAGTGAAATTCACTGCAGGTCATTATGAGCGCAGCCCCTGGCGAAATGGAGAAAGAGAATTTGGTTCACATACCAACAATACGCTGATGGCTCCAGCCATGATCAATAATGGTATGATGGCCGATACTGTTTCTTTCCTGCATGGTAGTTTGGTGGATAAACCAAAACTTCTGGTAGTAGCCGATCCTAAATCAGCATTGGAAAAAACAGAACAGGATTCGATACTTCGTTTTATCGAAGAGGGCGGCAATGCCATGTTCTATGCCGAGCCCGGCAAACAACAAATGCTCAATCCTGTATTGAACAAGATAGGAGTGAACCTGGAGGATGGGAAGCTGCTTTATAATAAACATAATACAGGTAATGCTGACCATATAAGAGGCGCTATGACGAGGGCCGGAGCTTATTTGGCGAAGGAGAGTGCAATGCATTTGTACCAGTTGGATCCTAAGTACGGTATTAGCAGCTTTTTTCCCGGAGCGGCCGTAATCAATTATGTTGACACGAATGGATTTGTTATCGAGCCTATATTCACTTTGGCCGGTAATAAGAATGCCTGGATCGAAAAAGGATACGTTCAGGAAGATTCTGCTGCTTCAGTGTTTGAGCCGGAAAAAGGCGATATACAACGCGATGAATATGTGATCGGCATCAAAATGACCCGCCAGGTAAATAACAGGGAGCAGAGGATAATAGTGATGGGAGATGCTGATTTTATGACTTCCGGATATTCCAGTGGCGGCGCAATCGGTCTGGGATTGTATAGCTGGCTTACAAATAACGAGTACCCGGTATATACAAGGATCATAGAGCATAAAGATGTATTCCTCACCATTGGAAGAAACACTGGTAAAGTGCTCTGGTACGTTTTCGTATATGCTATCCCGGGGCTGCTGCTGATTGCAGGAACCATCCTCCTCATAAGAAGAAAAAGAAAATAA
- a CDS encoding MutS-related protein → MSFSIDRQSQDELNLMGKFRQGSVYFLFNQVKTRGGEQLLEQYFKHPLMDDVALNQRTAIFRFFQEGKYQFPFDPQQVLLMQEYTDAAAESGQLRSFANILMKKTLASLTRDHRYKALIQGLQATIVTLQKCYAFALTLQQTNGPFNARVDQVLKILGESQIAELLNTNIYSSISVKTIAAYDHLLKSRFYEQIKDVLFFISELDLNIAVSSVAAARNFTYAEALPKKLNRLHAIDLKHPCIEKAIGNDIEMQEQSNVIFLTGANMAGKSTWMKSIGIGMYLAHIGFPVAAKSMEFSVREGIYSSINVADNIALGYSHFYAEVVRVKNAADATATGKHLLLMFDELFKGTNVKDAYDGTLAVTEAFSEYVNCLFIVSTHIIEVGDALKQRKNIQFEYMPTVLEAGIPKYTYRLKDGITEDRQGMMIIRNEGILEMIGN, encoded by the coding sequence ATGAGTTTTAGTATAGACAGGCAATCCCAGGATGAGCTGAACCTGATGGGGAAATTTCGCCAGGGATCTGTATACTTTCTTTTCAACCAGGTGAAGACCCGTGGTGGTGAACAACTGCTGGAACAGTATTTCAAACATCCTTTGATGGATGATGTAGCGCTCAATCAACGCACTGCCATCTTTCGCTTCTTTCAGGAAGGGAAATACCAATTCCCTTTCGATCCGCAGCAGGTACTGCTGATGCAGGAATACACCGATGCGGCAGCGGAATCCGGGCAATTACGCAGCTTTGCCAATATCCTGATGAAGAAAACCCTGGCATCCCTCACCCGTGATCATCGGTACAAGGCATTGATACAGGGGCTGCAGGCTACTATCGTAACACTTCAGAAATGTTATGCATTTGCTCTGACACTCCAACAGACAAATGGGCCTTTCAACGCTCGCGTTGATCAGGTATTGAAAATACTCGGCGAAAGTCAGATAGCGGAACTGCTCAACACCAATATCTACTCGTCCATCTCTGTAAAGACCATTGCCGCTTACGACCATCTCCTCAAAAGCCGGTTCTATGAACAAATAAAAGATGTATTGTTTTTTATCAGTGAACTGGATCTGAACATTGCCGTTAGTAGTGTAGCAGCCGCCAGGAATTTTACTTACGCTGAAGCCCTGCCCAAAAAACTGAACAGACTGCATGCCATCGATCTGAAACATCCCTGTATTGAAAAGGCAATCGGGAATGATATTGAAATGCAGGAGCAAAGCAACGTGATCTTCCTCACCGGCGCCAATATGGCCGGTAAATCCACCTGGATGAAGAGTATCGGCATTGGTATGTACCTCGCGCATATCGGTTTTCCCGTAGCAGCAAAATCCATGGAGTTCTCTGTGCGGGAAGGGATTTATTCCAGTATCAATGTGGCGGATAATATTGCATTAGGTTATAGTCATTTCTATGCGGAAGTGGTGCGGGTGAAGAATGCGGCTGATGCTACTGCTACCGGCAAACACCTGCTGCTGATGTTCGACGAATTGTTCAAAGGCACCAACGTAAAAGATGCCTACGATGGCACACTGGCTGTAACCGAAGCCTTTTCGGAATATGTGAACTGTCTATTCATTGTATCAACACATATCATTGAAGTGGGAGATGCGCTGAAGCAGCGGAAGAATATTCAATTCGAATACATGCCTACGGTTCTCGAAGCTGGTATCCCTAAATATACTTACCGTCTAAAGGATGGTATCACGGAAGACAGACAGGGTATGATGATCATCAGGAATGAAGGCATTCTTGAAATGATCGGTAACTAA
- a CDS encoding MutS-related protein, which produces MFLQTDDQTIEDLRLFAKRERSGIYDIYNNTSTRGGESLLEKMFRNPLSDKEAISKRAAIIEAFARQQTKFPFEPALLDNVEKYITQQNDNNEGRQSSLGEKEISNGVSAFISLFHAVQIFLEKGAIVQVQELLEERKRMIELLKLPALEPVLKEKPGTKISYAAVTAFDILIRIRERGQVISILQFIYEMDVFISVATVATKRQFIFPVVHPQSSNTLKLEGVYHPELKSPVPNSLSMNAATSIVFLTGANMAGKSTFLRAFSIAVYVAHMGFPVAAKSMEFSVMDGIYTTINLPDNLGIGASHFYAEVLRVKQVASELGAGKSIFVVFDELFRGTNVKDAHEGTVAVTHAFARKKNSLFLISSHIVEAGDELKQKPNIGFHYLPTRMNGAIPEYTYTLEKGITDDRHGMIIIRNEGILETLKKGKKE; this is translated from the coding sequence ATGTTCCTCCAGACGGATGATCAAACCATCGAAGATCTCAGACTGTTTGCCAAAAGGGAGCGAAGCGGCATTTACGATATTTACAATAATACGTCTACCCGTGGTGGTGAGTCCCTGCTGGAAAAGATGTTCCGGAATCCATTGTCAGACAAAGAAGCCATCAGCAAACGGGCAGCCATCATCGAAGCATTTGCCCGGCAGCAAACGAAGTTCCCCTTTGAACCGGCATTGTTGGACAATGTTGAGAAATACATTACGCAGCAAAACGATAATAACGAAGGCCGTCAATCTTCCCTGGGTGAAAAAGAGATCAGCAATGGTGTAAGCGCTTTTATTTCACTTTTCCATGCTGTACAAATATTCCTGGAAAAAGGAGCTATTGTTCAGGTACAGGAATTACTGGAAGAGAGAAAGAGAATGATAGAGCTCTTGAAACTGCCCGCATTGGAGCCGGTATTGAAGGAGAAGCCTGGTACAAAGATCTCTTATGCGGCTGTTACAGCTTTCGATATCCTGATCCGGATCAGGGAAAGAGGTCAGGTGATCAGCATCCTGCAATTCATCTACGAGATGGACGTGTTTATCTCTGTTGCCACCGTTGCTACAAAAAGACAGTTCATTTTTCCTGTTGTACATCCGCAGAGTTCCAATACACTGAAACTGGAAGGCGTGTACCATCCTGAGTTGAAAAGCCCTGTTCCAAATAGCCTGAGCATGAATGCGGCTACATCCATTGTTTTCCTTACCGGGGCCAATATGGCGGGTAAATCCACTTTCCTCAGGGCATTCAGTATTGCTGTATATGTGGCCCATATGGGGTTTCCCGTGGCGGCAAAGTCAATGGAGTTTTCGGTTATGGATGGGATTTACACTACAATCAATCTGCCGGATAATCTTGGTATCGGGGCCAGTCATTTTTACGCAGAAGTTCTGCGCGTGAAGCAGGTAGCATCGGAACTGGGCGCCGGCAAATCCATTTTTGTTGTTTTTGACGAACTATTCAGGGGCACGAATGTGAAAGATGCGCATGAAGGAACAGTGGCTGTAACACATGCTTTTGCCAGGAAGAAGAACAGCCTTTTCCTGATCTCTTCCCATATCGTGGAAGCCGGTGATGAGCTTAAACAGAAACCCAATATCGGATTTCACTACCTGCCTACACGAATGAACGGCGCTATTCCCGAATATACCTATACGTTGGAGAAGGGGATAACCGATGACCGTCATGGCATGATCATCATTCGCAATGAAGGAATCCTTGAGACATTGAAAAAAGGAAAGAAAGAATAA
- a CDS encoding ABC transporter permease subunit: MKIIFKIARAELRNLFYSPIAWLVLILFYIIGAVLLTAPVERMTSMQEVMLEEQENWIGFAGGISANYVLPLLQQFAKYIYMLVPLLTMGVINREVNTGTIKLLYSSPVSTSEIVLGKYLGIVFFNILVLLVFSIIMVASYFNIEHAETGWYMAGLLALFLILNAFSAIGLFVSALTSYQVVAAVLTFALLFVLSNINALWQQYDLIRDLTLALSMQGRAELMLGGLITSRDVIYFLLIVLLFVGFTLIKLKSTQESKKWTAIFTRYTGLFLLVCILGYFSSRPGYIAYADLTKTKRNTLHPATQAVLKELDGSPLTVTLYTNLLGRSGTYGLPQSRNNYIWGFWEPYIRFYPNIHFKYEYYYGLKESDSSYYRKYPGKTLEEIAVIQAEILGIRSSIFKKKQEIDQLTDLSKEDLGLLMELEYKGKKTFLRTYTPPDVWPTQENVSGSIKRLSRSSDVRIGFLSGHFERSPFKHARRDYQNHAISKSEPISLINNGVDCDTFSLQQSGIPANVNLLVIADPRSEYSQEEKNRINQYIDEGRNAIILSEPGKQFILQPILSKLGVHVNNGIIVHPNEHEMPHLSVNKLTRAGNFLAKERLMQYFQDYGIMGGQVWNEGAGHISFADTNGFTIEPVIVQQGNENTWIENGVLVVDSAAPVFSAAEGDVRKTEYVVAVKLTRKINNREQRIIVASDADFMTFERLSKYRLNLALYSWGLNNRYPAYANYPLAVDRFFTLSNRGAQIQLDVLVYLVPAGLILLAVIVLVRRKRK; the protein is encoded by the coding sequence ATGAAAATAATCTTTAAGATAGCCAGGGCAGAGCTGAGGAATTTGTTCTATTCACCTATTGCCTGGCTGGTATTGATCCTTTTTTATATCATCGGGGCTGTGCTGCTCACGGCGCCGGTTGAACGAATGACAAGCATGCAGGAAGTGATGCTGGAAGAGCAGGAAAACTGGATCGGCTTTGCAGGTGGTATTTCAGCAAATTATGTGCTCCCGTTGTTGCAGCAGTTCGCGAAATATATTTATATGCTGGTGCCATTGCTTACCATGGGAGTGATCAACCGGGAGGTGAATACAGGCACTATCAAATTACTGTATTCCTCACCTGTATCCACCAGCGAGATCGTATTGGGCAAATACCTGGGCATTGTTTTCTTCAATATCCTGGTATTGCTTGTTTTTTCCATCATCATGGTGGCTTCGTATTTCAATATCGAACATGCAGAAACCGGTTGGTATATGGCAGGGCTATTGGCATTGTTCCTGATACTGAATGCATTTTCTGCCATCGGACTATTTGTGTCGGCCCTTACCAGTTACCAGGTGGTGGCTGCAGTGCTTACATTCGCCCTGCTGTTTGTGCTGTCCAATATCAATGCTCTCTGGCAGCAATACGATCTTATCCGCGATCTTACCCTGGCGCTTTCCATGCAGGGAAGGGCAGAGCTGATGTTGGGCGGTTTGATCACCAGTCGTGATGTGATCTACTTCCTTTTGATCGTTCTGCTCTTTGTGGGATTCACGCTGATCAAATTGAAAAGTACACAGGAATCAAAAAAATGGACAGCCATTTTTACCAGGTATACAGGATTGTTCCTGCTGGTTTGTATCCTTGGTTACTTCAGTTCAAGACCGGGTTATATTGCTTATGCAGATCTTACGAAAACAAAAAGGAATACGCTGCATCCCGCTACCCAGGCTGTTTTGAAAGAACTGGACGGATCGCCGCTGACAGTTACGCTGTATACCAACCTGCTGGGCAGGAGCGGAACTTATGGGCTGCCGCAAAGCCGCAACAATTATATCTGGGGTTTCTGGGAGCCATACATTCGATTCTATCCAAACATTCATTTCAAATATGAATACTACTATGGATTGAAAGAAAGCGACAGTAGTTATTACCGGAAATATCCAGGCAAAACACTCGAAGAAATTGCAGTGATCCAGGCGGAAATTCTGGGTATCCGGTCTTCCATATTCAAAAAAAAGCAGGAGATAGATCAATTGACCGATCTGTCGAAAGAAGACCTGGGCCTGCTCATGGAGCTTGAATATAAAGGGAAGAAAACATTTTTGCGAACCTATACGCCGCCAGACGTTTGGCCAACACAGGAAAATGTTTCAGGAAGTATCAAAAGGCTTTCAAGGAGTAGTGATGTGCGGATAGGTTTTCTGTCGGGCCACTTTGAACGCAGCCCCTTCAAACATGCAAGAAGAGATTATCAAAATCATGCCATTAGTAAATCAGAGCCCATATCCCTTATCAACAATGGTGTTGATTGCGATACTTTCTCTCTTCAGCAATCAGGGATTCCTGCAAATGTGAACCTGCTGGTGATTGCCGATCCAAGATCGGAGTATAGCCAGGAAGAAAAGAACAGGATCAATCAATATATCGATGAAGGCCGCAATGCAATCATCTTGAGTGAGCCCGGCAAGCAGTTCATTCTTCAACCCATATTATCAAAGCTCGGAGTACATGTAAACAATGGCATCATCGTTCATCCCAATGAACATGAAATGCCGCATTTATCTGTGAACAAACTCACCAGGGCCGGTAATTTTCTGGCTAAAGAAAGGCTCATGCAGTATTTCCAGGACTATGGCATCATGGGAGGACAGGTGTGGAATGAGGGAGCAGGTCATATCAGCTTTGCAGATACCAATGGATTTACCATCGAGCCTGTGATTGTACAGCAAGGCAATGAAAATACCTGGATCGAAAATGGAGTACTGGTAGTGGATTCTGCAGCGCCGGTTTTCTCAGCCGCCGAAGGCGATGTTCGGAAGACTGAATATGTAGTGGCTGTAAAGCTCACCAGGAAGATCAATAACCGGGAGCAACGGATCATTGTGGCGAGTGACGCGGATTTCATGACCTTCGAAAGACTCAGTAAGTACAGGCTCAATCTCGCGTTATATAGCTGGGGATTGAACAATCGATATCCCGCCTATGCCAATTACCCGCTTGCGGTTGACAGGTTCTTTACACTCAGTAACCGGGGAGCGCAGATTCAGTTGGATGTGCTGGTATACCTGGTGCCGGCAGGACTCATACTTCTGGCCGTGATCGTACTGGTGCGCAGGAAAAGAAAATAG
- a CDS encoding ABC transporter ATP-binding protein produces the protein MSTVLKVENLSHRYSSAWAIRDINFEISQPGVIGLLGSNGAGKSTTMNIICGVLNQTEGNVIINGINKSKDPRLAKKQLGFLPQTPPVYSDFTVQEFLTYAADLRFIETGKVKKAVAEVMDRTGITHFSSRLIRNLSGGYRQRVGIAQAIIHKPGIVVLDEPTNGLDPNQIIEARKLIREIAVDHTILLSSHVLSEINLLCRDIIMIEGGRMVFSDSMESFNNYLQPTTILVRMENPPSESELSKIPGVTKVQFITDRQCRIWFAENKPVNESIIAASIQHNWKLQEISLEKSVLDDVFKQLSRQS, from the coding sequence ATGAGTACAGTATTAAAAGTGGAAAACCTTTCCCACAGGTATTCCAGTGCCTGGGCTATCCGTGATATTAATTTCGAGATCAGTCAACCCGGTGTGATCGGACTGCTCGGCTCCAATGGAGCCGGCAAGTCTACCACTATGAATATCATCTGCGGAGTGCTGAATCAGACAGAAGGGAATGTAATCATCAACGGCATCAATAAAAGCAAGGATCCCAGGCTGGCAAAAAAGCAACTGGGCTTTCTTCCCCAAACGCCGCCGGTGTACAGCGATTTCACCGTTCAGGAATTTCTCACCTATGCAGCCGATCTGCGATTCATAGAAACTGGAAAAGTGAAAAAAGCTGTGGCGGAAGTGATGGACAGAACTGGCATCACACATTTCAGCTCGAGGCTGATCAGGAACCTCAGTGGTGGCTATCGTCAGCGTGTAGGCATTGCACAGGCCATCATCCATAAACCCGGTATAGTAGTGTTGGACGAGCCCACCAATGGGCTCGATCCCAACCAGATCATCGAAGCCAGAAAACTGATCAGGGAAATTGCAGTGGATCATACCATTCTGTTGAGCTCACATGTACTTTCAGAGATCAACCTGCTTTGCCGGGATATCATCATGATAGAAGGGGGGCGAATGGTGTTCTCTGATTCCATGGAGAGTTTCAACAATTACCTGCAGCCTACTACTATATTGGTGCGGATGGAAAATCCTCCATCTGAATCCGAGCTCAGCAAAATTCCAGGCGTTACCAAAGTGCAGTTCATCACAGACAGACAATGCCGGATCTGGTTTGCAGAAAACAAACCCGTGAATGAATCCATCATTGCGGCCAGTATACAGCATAACTGGAAACTGCAGGAGATCAGTTTGGAAAAATCTGTCTTAGATGATGTGTTCAAACAATTATCCAGGCAATCATAA
- a CDS encoding RagB/SusD family nutrient uptake outer membrane protein has protein sequence MLKKKFYLIYAAAILICITGCKKLLEIAPPINTVTTGELFSDSKQAEWAVAGLYSKMIHGLNLDLMNIGSSAFAAGLSTISGGLSSDEYRVVTSSNIEDLATNNNKLTLAIMGKSKAIWVTAYKLVYDANAVLEGLSGNSASNIPDSIRNQLRGETLVLRAFAYFYLVNFFGDLPLALTTDFNKTNRLSRSPVPKVFEQIKADLITAKPMLAADLSVGKGEKVRVNRWVAEALLARVYLYTGEYDKAIASATEVIGQTALFSIEFNIDNVFLKESPEAIFQLKPASENLNIGNRIPEAVEYNIPPGVPDPTWIPRYSLTNELMNAFETGDKRKSSWTVQKLSWHMPWKYKNGGFGAGAQTEYYTVIRLAEMYLVRAEAAVLLSPGGKDNAISDLNVLRGRADLDNLDQSLTAEQVKEAIAQERRVELFGEWAHRWFDLKRTGKAGAVLAAMANKQPWWGDYQLLYPIPTDEIKVNAFLVQNPEYNSR, from the coding sequence ATGCTTAAGAAAAAATTTTATCTCATATATGCTGCTGCCATCCTGATTTGCATTACGGGATGTAAAAAACTACTTGAAATAGCTCCTCCTATCAATACAGTTACTACAGGAGAATTGTTTTCGGATAGCAAACAGGCCGAATGGGCAGTAGCCGGTCTTTATTCCAAAATGATACATGGGCTAAATCTTGACTTAATGAACATTGGCAGTTCTGCTTTTGCGGCCGGGTTGAGCACCATTTCGGGGGGACTGTCTTCGGATGAATACAGGGTAGTTACTTCCAGCAACATCGAAGATCTGGCAACCAATAACAATAAGCTAACGCTTGCGATCATGGGAAAATCGAAAGCGATCTGGGTAACTGCCTATAAACTGGTTTACGATGCAAATGCAGTGCTGGAAGGTCTTTCCGGGAACAGTGCTTCCAATATTCCGGACAGTATCCGCAATCAATTGAGAGGGGAAACCCTTGTATTGCGTGCCTTCGCTTATTTTTATCTCGTCAATTTCTTTGGCGATCTTCCACTGGCGCTTACCACGGATTTCAATAAAACAAACCGGCTTTCACGTTCGCCTGTTCCCAAAGTATTTGAGCAGATCAAGGCTGATCTCATAACGGCAAAGCCTATGCTGGCCGCTGATCTTTCAGTAGGAAAAGGTGAGAAGGTGAGAGTGAACAGGTGGGTTGCCGAAGCATTGCTGGCCCGTGTGTATCTCTACACTGGAGAATACGATAAGGCCATTGCAAGTGCTACGGAAGTGATCGGCCAAACTGCTTTATTCTCCATCGAATTCAATATTGATAATGTTTTTCTGAAGGAAAGTCCCGAAGCTATTTTTCAGCTTAAACCTGCTTCGGAAAACCTAAATATCGGCAATCGCATCCCTGAGGCTGTCGAATACAACATCCCACCAGGGGTTCCGGATCCAACCTGGATACCGCGTTATTCGCTGACCAATGAATTGATGAATGCTTTTGAAACAGGTGATAAAAGAAAAAGTTCCTGGACTGTTCAGAAACTCAGCTGGCATATGCCGTGGAAATACAAAAACGGAGGCTTTGGGGCAGGGGCGCAAACGGAATACTATACCGTGATACGACTGGCAGAAATGTACCTGGTACGTGCAGAAGCCGCTGTGCTGCTGTCTCCCGGGGGAAAAGACAATGCCATTTCAGATCTGAATGTTTTGAGAGGAAGGGCAGATCTGGACAATCTCGATCAGTCCCTTACGGCAGAACAGGTTAAGGAGGCGATTGCGCAGGAGAGAAGGGTAGAGCTGTTCGGCGAATGGGCGCACCGCTGGTTCGATCTGAAAAGGACCGGGAAAGCAGGAGCTGTTCTAGCAGCAATGGCGAACAAACAACCCTGGTGGGGAGATTATCAGTTATTGTATCCCATACCCACGGATGAGATCAAGGTTAATGCCTTCCTGGTACAGAATCCTGAATACAATAGCAGGTAG